A region from the Benincasa hispida cultivar B227 chromosome 10, ASM972705v1, whole genome shotgun sequence genome encodes:
- the LOC120088339 gene encoding ubiquitin carboxyl-terminal hydrolase 27: MVSFRSPSYQMKRVNDASMENFIRRFQPAGFCVYVAGLLGAAALVSAVRDGKLNILGLLSWTRGASSSEKLRLVPGLQNLGNNCFFNVILQALASCVFFQPFLQKFVEEFELHEGMSEALPLTVSLAALLQELGAISSERVVLSPRKVMLAMAYYTPNFSLTSQQDAAEAFLHLLSSLKEEISDYNYPAQCSLADVMGCNGRIITSWTEKPTELERWQGHFLVPFDGILGSILTCQSCSSQISLSFESFHNLPVSPALRGDSTIVFGCTLLDCLKQFFAAEKVENYRCSHCWHNAGLKYLSSMGASEMEIEELMKCDRQDSCGCDMLLHLYKVPWSNKFSFTLKQLSIAHCPKILCIHIKRVSTNMFGDTFKIQGHISFPLILDMSPFMLTGVEIKDLGQLEGQHSSNKKPSHGLDFFRMQFDARMLKYVNGLIGEDDYPMNLTLGEPIYSDQFKGYADEISSSQTIGSSETWDTNFNSCSSSLEARSCQIEPSETCLYRVVSVVQHFGKAGGGHYTVYRRVQDYLLGRDCNSRSQDVSTEWFHVSDSEVHLVSEEEVLAAEATMLFYEKI; the protein is encoded by the exons ATGGTTTCCTTTCGGTCGCCGTCTTACCAAATGAAGCGGGTAAACGATGCATCTATGGAGAACTTCATCCGGCGATTCCAACCAGCTGGATTTTGCGTGTATGTTGCTGGGCTTCTGGGCGCTGCAGCTCTTGTTTCCGCCGTTAGAGATGGTAAATTGAACATCCTAGGTCTCTTATCTTGGACAAGAGGAGCAAGTTCGTCCGAGAAACTTCGGCTAGTTCCTGGATTGCAAAATCTTGGAAACAATTGCTTTTTTAATGTCATTTTACAG GCTTTAGCTAGCTGTGTGTTTTTTCAACCTTTTCTTCAAAAGTTTGTGGAGGAATTTGAACTTCATGAGGGAATGAGTGAAGCTTTACCACTTACGGTTTCTTTGGCTGCACTATTACAAG AGCTAGGTGCCATTTCTTCGGAAAGAGTTGTGTTGAGCCCGAGGAAAGTAATGCTTGCAATGGCTTATTACACTCCAAATTTCAGTCTAACAAGCCAGCAG GATGCAGCAGAAGCATTCCTTCATCTtctttcttcattaaaagaagaaatttcagATTATAATTATCCAGCTCAGTGTTCGTTAGCCGATGTGATGGGTTGTAATGGTAGAATTATTACTTCCTGGACTGAGAAGCCCACTGAACTTGAAAGATGGCAAGGTCACTTCCTTGTACCATTTGATGGTATTCTTGGTAGCATCTTAACTTGTCAAAGTTGTTCTTCCCAG atcTCACTGAGTTTTGAATCCTTCCACAATTTGCCTGTTTCACCAGCGCTTAGGGGTGATtctactatt GTTTTTGGCTGTACGTTGCTGGATTGCTTAAAACAGTTCTTTGCTGCTGAAAAGGTTGAGAATTATCGTTGCAGCCATTGTTGGCATAATGCTGGCTTGAAGTATCTGTCCTCAATGGGAGCATCTGAA atGGAGATTGAAGAACTTATGAAGTGTGATAGGCAAGATTCTTGTGGTTGTGACATGCTTCTTCATTTATATAAAGTTCCATGGTCAAATAAGTTTTCATTCACCCTAAAGCAACTCAGTATTGCTCACTGTCCAAAG ATTCTATGCATCCATATAAAACGTGTTTCGACGAACATGTTTGGTGACACGTTCAAAATTCAG GGCCATATATCTTTCCCCCTGATTTTGGACATGTCTCCGTTCATGTTGACGGGAGTGGAAATAAAAGATTTAGGACAACTTGAAGGGCAACATTCATCAAATAAAAAACCGAGTCATGGTCTTGATTTCTTTAGAATGCAGTTTGATGCCAGAATGCTGAAGTACGTAAACGGGCTAATAGGGGAGGATGATTACCCTATGAATCTAACCTTAGGCGAACCCATTTATTCTGACCAATTTAAAGGTTATGCCGACGAAATCAGTTCTTCTCAAACTATAGGAAGCTCAGAAACCTGGGATACAAACTTTAACTCCTGCTCCAGTTCCTTG GAGGCTAGGAGTTGCCAAATAGAACCTTCAGAAACTTGTTTGTATCGAGTTGTTTCAGTTGTTCAGCATTTTGGTAAGGCTGGGGGTGGCCATTACACCGTTTACAGAAGAGTTCAAGACTACTTGCTCGGACGAGATTGCAACTCACGTTCGCAGGATGTCTCTACAGAATGGTTTCATGTATCAGATTCAGAAGTTCATCTTGTTTCTGAAGAAGAAGTTCTTGCAGCTGAGGCTACCATGCTTTTCTATGAGAAAATCTAG